The following are from one region of the Bactrocera oleae isolate idBacOlea1 chromosome 6, idBacOlea1, whole genome shotgun sequence genome:
- the LOC106616970 gene encoding cuticle protein 16.5: MFKYVVIVALALIGSAAAAPGYLSGAHGGALLGGSLLGGLHSGPAISLAPAAPAISYGHAALAAPSISYAAPAITKIAAAPAISYAAPAISYAAPAISHAPAISYAAPAITKIAAAPLISHASIAAPSLSYGLGHGIGLGSGIGLGHGIGLGNGIGLGHGIGLGQGW, from the exons ATGTTCAAATAC GTTGTCATTGTCGCTTTGGCTTTGATCGGTAGCGCCGCAGCTGCACCAGGATACTTGAGTGGCGCGCATGGTGGTGCTCTTTTGGGTGGCTCTCTTCTGGGTGGCCTCCACTCTGGACCGGCAATTTCATTGGCGCCAGCCGCTCCAGCCATTTCATATGGCCATGCTGCACTTGCTGCTCCATCAATTTCCTATGCCGCTCCGGCCATTACCAAGATCGCTGCTGCTCCGGCCATTTCATATGCTGCTCCGGCCATTTCATATGCCGCTCCGGCCATTTCGCATGCTCCAGCCATCTCGTACGCCGCTccagcaataacaaaaatagcGGCTGCACCCCTAATCTCACACGCCTCGATCGCTGCTCCATCCTTGAGCTATGGCTTAGGACATGGTATTGGCTTGGGTAGTGGTATTGGCTTGGGTCATGGTATTGGCTTGGGTAATGGTATTGGTTTGGGTCATGGTATTGGTTTGGGTCAAGGCTGGTAA
- the LOC106616971 gene encoding cuticle protein 64 — protein sequence MFKSLVLSLALLACAHNALAGFLGGYGLGHDYGHYGGHGLYGGYGGYGGYGHYGGYGGYGHYDHGYAAPIITKTIAAAPVITKIHAAPIITKTIAAPIVTKTIAAPISIGHGYGYGHGYGLGHGYGLGHGLYGGHGVYGGHGYYGGHGYGYGHGW from the exons ATGTTCAAATCG TTGGTTCTCAGCTTGGCACTGCTCGCTTGTGCACATAATGCGCTCGCAGGATTTCTCGGCGGCTATGGCTTGGGCCACGACTATGGTCACTATGGAGGACATGGACTCTACGGCGGCTACGGCGGCTACGGTGGCTATGGCCACTATGGTGGTTATGGTGGTTATGGCCACTATGATCACGGCTATGCGGCACCCATCATTACCAAGACGATCGCAGCAGCGCCGgtaattacgaaaattcacgccGCACCCATCATCACGAAAACCATAGCGGCGCCAATAGTCACAAAGACCATCGCCGCGCCCATATCAATTGGACATGGCTATGGCTACGGACATGGCTACGGCTTGGGCCATGGCTATGGCTTGGGACACGGCTTGTATGGTGGTCATGGTGTCTACGGAGGGCATGGATACTATGGAGGACATGGTTATGGCTATGGACATGGCTGGTAG